A stretch of the Sphingosinithalassobacter tenebrarum genome encodes the following:
- a CDS encoding TetR/AcrR family transcriptional regulator translates to MMAKDSKEAGKTAAKPRRRATRQAPTVRRQDLLEVTIRCLANLGARGTTGREVCRQAGVSHGLLRHYFKNPQNLLYETYEELCDRFLEQLEAELDVEQPDPWLYLDGFFNALFSNEWASSDLLGAYMAFWSLARTNPEFAEKSEQFNARLRELLAAAMERLPRNEGALPFEDAVPIMSATMDGLWLDFCLSPTRTPRDRAITLCNRTLRQLFPHPGDAAAQDAETARPRVRAVS, encoded by the coding sequence ATGATGGCAAAGGACAGCAAGGAAGCGGGAAAGACCGCCGCGAAACCGCGGCGTCGCGCGACTCGCCAGGCGCCCACCGTGCGGCGGCAGGACCTGCTCGAAGTCACGATCCGTTGCCTCGCCAATCTGGGCGCGCGCGGCACGACCGGGCGCGAAGTCTGTCGCCAGGCCGGCGTTTCGCACGGGCTGTTGCGCCATTATTTCAAGAATCCTCAGAATCTTCTCTACGAAACCTATGAGGAGTTGTGCGACCGCTTCCTCGAACAGCTCGAAGCCGAACTCGACGTCGAGCAGCCCGATCCGTGGCTCTATCTCGACGGCTTCTTCAACGCGCTGTTTTCGAACGAATGGGCAAGCTCGGACTTGCTCGGCGCTTATATGGCCTTCTGGTCGTTGGCGCGGACCAACCCCGAATTCGCCGAGAAGAGCGAGCAGTTCAATGCCCGGCTGCGCGAACTGCTGGCCGCCGCGATGGAGCGGCTGCCGCGCAACGAAGGCGCGCTTCCCTTCGAGGACGCCGTGCCGATCATGTCCGCGACAATGGACGGGCTGTGGCTCGATTTCTGCCTTTCGCCGACGCGTACGCCGCGCGACCGGGCGATCACCCTCTGCAATCGCACGCTGCGCCAGCTCTTCCCGCATCCCGGCGATGCGGCGGCGCAGGATGCGGAAACGGCCCGCCCGCGAGTGCGTGCCGTTTCCTAA